The genomic segment AAAAATTTTTCCCGATTCTACCTGTTAAGTTTTTTCCAATACAGGAATAAGGAGAGCAATTTGAGGTATAATTTACCTCAAGAGAAAAATAAGTATATTTTTATCCCATGTTAGCACAAATAGAACAAACTCAATCCCCATCTGTGGATTGTCCCGTTGACAATTCTCAGTTCGACTTAAACGCACTCATCAATGAAAAAACCCAACAATTAATTACAGACAAAATAATCAAAGAGCAATTAGAAACTATCTCTGTTTTAGATGAAGCTTTCGGGCAATTTTTTGAGAATTTAGTTAAATATGGTGAGATAAAAGAAAAACTCCAAAATAAATGTGATGCGATCGCTGATGTAAAAGCCAGAAGAGAAGAAAATTTTCCCAAAGACGAATACTCAAAAGGTTTATATAAAGCCATCATTCAATCAACTTACCCCAACTCCTTTATAGAGGAACTCCTAAACGAGGGATTTGAAGCGATGACGTGGTATAAATCCTCTCTAGCCTACACCGGTGCTGAGGCTGTTCAGAGTAAGTTGGATTTGTTGGAGTTAGGGCAAAAATTAGGAGAGTATAAAGTTAGCCAACGCTTGATTAGTGGAACTGAGGAGCATCCCATATATTTAAAGGTGCTTACTCTCACCAATAGACAAATTTCCTCATCAGAGTGGAGTGAAATTGAGAAGCAATTCGAGCGCTTAGTAATTCAAAGACTTATTGAAACTGCACCAAATCTTGAAAAGTTCCAACAGGAATGTCGTAAGTTAGCGTCCGCCAATGGTCGTCCTAGACTCATTCCTGGATTAGTAGAAGCGTGGACAAGTGATGTATTAACTGTTATTAGTAAGCATTATTCACCGGATGTAGTCACTACATTTGAGAAAACCCTTAAGCCCGGTGCTGTTGAATTAAAAAGTTTAACAGTTGATGAATTACTCGAACTCGAAAGATTAATTGATGGGGCTAATACATTTGAATTGCCCAGTGTGACAACGGTAGTAGATGAGTTACAAAGTAAATTGCGATCGCCATTGAATTGGCCATTATCCCTTATCGCTTTACTTGGAAAATTCGTTGAAGGGATAGTCAAGAAGCGTCCTCGTATCACGGACAAGGGAGCATTTAACTTTACTCCCTGGAAATCCCATAAATTGAAAGTCATCAAAGGACAGAAGTTAAGAGGGGAACATTTGGCACTGCGAGTGGAAGAAGATAAACATTGGGATAAGCTACAGGAACGATTGAACCTCTCCCAGGAACAATTCAAAGAGTTACATACAAGAGTTTGGGACTTGGCCCAGGAGAAACAGGATGATTTCAAGAACTCAAGGGAAGGATTAGGCCGTCCCATTGGCAAAATCAAAGGTAGATTTGTCCCCATTCCTTGGTTGTCCGATGTCCTTGAGGTATTGCCAGCATTGGGTATTGAAGGAGATGCTTTAGCCTTAGTCCCCTATGATTTAGGGGTATATGTCGAAGAGGTGGATTATCAAATAGTTTTCAGTAAATACAAGTTAGACTATTCAGCCAGAACATTATTAAAATCTAAGGTTGATGAATTGGCTGTAGCGAATGACCGTCCCGTTGACCCTATTACGGGTAAAGTTAGAGCTTGGAAGGATGATCTTTATCAGGCGATCGTAGAATTTGGGAAAAATGCCAGTAAACTGTTGAAGAAGGAGGTTATGAGATATTCAGTTGAAGAGGTTGAAAAATTAGTGCGGCATAAAACGGCTCAAGTCGAAGAAATGCAACAGAAGCTTGATGTTACCGAACAACGTTTAACTGAGGAGCAAACCTATAGAGAACAGTTGCAGCGTCAATATGATTCGTTACAAGAGCAAATGAACAGAATGCAGGAGATGATCGATCAATTGATGAGTAAAACTAATGTTAATGGCAATGATAATGGTCATCAGTTGGGTCAACTACAAAAAACTTGATCAGTTTTGAACAGGGCAAATGGATACATCACACAACTAACTCGACCCGCCTAGCGGCTATTCGTATCTAGATTTTAATCCTTAAAGGGTTTTTGACAAAAACCCTCGCTTATACTCGCTCAAAATCAAGTCTGTGCTTATTTTTTGATAATTTATCAAAAAATAAGTTATGAGGGCATGGCTTTGTTCTAGCTAGATAAACTATTTAATATAGCTAGAATACTTATGATACTAATTTAATCTAGACACTCTCGGATTAATCTAGCTATTTCGGTGAGCTTTGTTTTAGTTTGTAATAATTTATTTCTTCTTTCTATCCCATCCCTAGCTATCAAATTACGGGGGTCGTCATTGTGGCTTAAATGTATTACCTTAACTTTATCGTCCCTTTCTTCGGGTTCAAAAATATTTTCTTTAGCCGTTAACTTATTATAAGTATACATCCCCCCAGGTCGTTTTACCTTATAAGAGTGCGCCTCAACACAGGGGGGAGCAACGTATTCATCATTATATGAATTCAAATGCTGACTCAATTGAACCAGGAGATCCATCACTTCATTGTAAGTCTCTAAAACGCCTAAACTCTCGACAGTTTGAGGACAACCCCGTTCCATCAACATCTGCTTTGCTATCCGTCTCCTTGTGGTTCTAATAACTATCATATTCTCTTCCATCTGTTGACGATCAATTGCTGCTCTTAAGAGCCATTCTTGATGTCTTTGTTCCCTTTCTTGCCTCATCCTCAATTCGATTTCTTCATCAGGATGCAATCCCTTTGCCACTCGGCAAGTCACATAATTATCACAATCAGCAGGATCTATTCCTGGTATCTGCATCATTCCCGCGCAATCAAACCCTAGGGCGCATTTCTTCTGTCTTTTGTCGGATTCGGCTTGAGTCATAGTTCTTCTTAGTTCTAGCTTTATTAGAATATATATTAAGCTAGAACTGGGGGGCAGAGAACCCCCCGAAGTCAGAGACAAAAACGGAGGTTGTATTAATCATCTCTCTTTCCTCCCTAATTCTCCTCATCTCCCCATAAATCCCAATTTTCGGGAGCAAAAACCGAATTATCGGGACTTGATGCCGATTCTGCCACGAATCTCGCCCTATTCTCCATCGCAAGAACCCTCTCAGTGTCTCTCACGTACAGAGGAGTTATCGATCGCCGCATCGCTATTAAATCGTTTAGTTCTAGGTTTATTGGGCTATTATTGTAAAATCTGTTTTTAGCCGCCATCTCAACAATTGATCGAATCTCAGCCCCCGTGCAGTATTGACTTTCGGCGAGTAACAGCTTCCACTGTCTCTCGGTCAGTGGCCCATCATTAATTTTGTAACGTTCATCAAACCGTCCAGCATGAAGCTGAAATATCTGTTTCCGTTCAATAGCTTGAGGAAACCCAACATAATATATCTTATCAAACCGTCCTGCCCTGGTAAGTTCGGGAGGTAAAGCATCCAGCCTATTCAGGGTGGCGATCGCAAACACTTTAGACTGCTTCTCCTGAAGCCAAGTCAACAGTACCCCCAACACTTCCTTAGTTGACCCTGACCCCGTTAAAGCGGCTTCAGGGTCGAAAAACTTATCAAATTCATCGAAGTAACATACTGCGGGGGCTGCTGCTTCGATTCTCTGGAGTATTCTTTTTAAATATGCTGCACCCTTGGATTTAACTAAGTCAACCCCGACACTAATTAATGGAAACCCAAGCCTCCTAGCAACTACTTTTGCCGCAAAGGTTTTACCGGTACCTGGGGGGCCAGCTAACAACCATCCTTTAGGAAAGGGTAAGTTATATTCCCTCGCTTTATATGAGTAATCAAGCGCAACCTGTTCAATACCCAATTTCAGCCTATCCAGTCCGCCAAAGTCACTAACATCGGGAGAGGGGAGGAATTCTAACCCTAAACCCCGTAATCGTTTTATTTTGTATTGGTATAGTCCATCGCAGAAGTCGGGGGAACTTAAGGCTAACTGACAACCTACCTCGATTTCTGCGGCTGATAGACCGGAGATGGAGTTGATTACGCGATCGCTTAATAATAATGACAAATTATTTCTTTTAAAACACTCTTCTAGAATGTCTCGAATTTGATTAACTGTTGGTAATGGGTATATAACTGAAGGTAATAAGGAATTTAGGTGTGTGGGTAACTCTAACTCTTCAATGTCTAATAATATTAAATATTTATTACTAGAGAGTTTGAAGTTATCCAGTGTGTCTAACAGAAATGTTGTTAGAGTCTCTCGTTTCGTCTTAATTTCATCGTGTAATAAAGCTCCTATATTTTCGAGACAAAATATTCCTTTATCGAAATCGTTTTGTAACCCCTCGAACAAGTTTTGTAATGTGGTTAATTTCTGTTTATAACCCTCCTTGTTAACTAATTCTTTAGTGGCTAAATTCCAGTAATAAACAGAAATATTTAAATCCGATGATAACTGTTGTAAAAACTCCTGTTTTACCTTGCTTCTCTCCAAAGTGGGAAAGCTAAGATAAGCTCCCTTGAAGCATTTTAAATTATTAATAAGTTCTTTGTGCATTATAACTCCTCATCCTAAATTGATTAATTAAGTTGGCATTGACATAGAAATATTAGGCGATCCCCCAGCACTCGCGTTGAGATCACAAGCTTTTTTGAACTGGTTATTCAATAATTGACCCTTTGACTGCGCTCAGGGTAAACAATGGATAATGGATAATTACCTCTTCATCTTTAAACCTTGTCGTTAACGACGGGATCTCATTAAGAGGATTGAAACCGGGGAAAATTTTTGTTGATTTTTCTTGAAAGAAATTCATAGGTTTTAAACCAAATTAATTAATTATCAATTATCCATTGATAATTAGCGTCCTCTTCCCCTCCCTCTGGAACTAGAGACATTATTAGTCTGTTGCCTTGCTTGTTGCATGATTTTGTTGTCTATTTCTTTTTGGATTCTTAAATGTTTTTCTAAAAAATCCAAATCATGACTAGACATTTCATTGACCATACCATCAGCATCTCGTTGAAAAATTAGCTTGGGCTTCTGTTCGTCCTGGGTTTTTCTAGAAATATCGATAGCACCATCGGGTGAAACATTGATGAAATATTTAATGTCTTTTCCGACATCCATCGAGGTCGCATCATGTTGCTTCGCCAATATCCTCAATTCATTGACAATGGTATTAGTTCGATGATCTCTAAGAATAGCGACTCGATCGATATTATTAAAATCTTCAGTAACTGTCCCCTCGTTCAGGGAATTCTTTAGGTCTTTTATTGCGCCTAAATCTTTTTGAGTTAGGTCAGATTGGACAACAAATGCACGACCGAAACTATTTTTTTGGAAGCTTAAAAGTGCTTTTCCTGTGTTATCCTCCAGTTTAAATTGATTCCCATCCCGCCGTATCGTATAGTCATTTCCCTGATAAATCTTATCGCCCCTGGCTGCGTTTTTCTGCCATAGTTTAAGGATAGTATTAGCAGCATTTTGCTCTTCTTTACGCGATTTCCAAAGCTCCCAAATTCCTCCAGGCTGTTTAGATGCTTTTTGCCACCATTGATAATCACGGGGTTTTTTTAACCTTTCTTTGAGTGCTTCGTCAACCGCTTGTTGAACTTCATCTTTAAAACCCGCTCTTACCTGAGTTTTCATTTCTTCGCGGAAAACGATAAGATCCTTAATCAATAAACTGAGAATATCTGGATTTCCTTGTGCTTTAGTTTCTATTGCTTTAGAAAATACAGGACTTTCTTTCCGTTGCTGAGAGTTTACTTGTTGTTGAGGACTTGAAAAATTAGCATTAACTTCTACTTTCCCTTCCTTATCAGTTTTAAAAAGAGTAAAATTTTTGTCTTCTTTGTGAAATTTAACCTCAACATTTTGTAATCCTTTAATTTGTTGCCCAGGTTGTCCGAGTTGATGAGCCATTTGTAGTTGTCCATCGAGAAAAGGATTTAAATTATTAACCTCCTTTCCCTCATCAGTTTTTCCCTTAATTAAGTTTCCATTTTGCCAAATTTGTATAAAGGAAATTATTTCGCTTAATTCGTCTTTTTCTTCAGATTTAGCAGTATTTTTTTGATTTTCTTGTTGTTTATTGTCCTGTTGTAGCTTCTCTTTTTTGCCGTTTAATTGGTTGCTATCTATTGCTACTTGATTACTTTTTCCATTTGTTTCGTTTTCTTTTGTCATATTGTCTGTTGTTTGTTGACTACTTTGATTTTCCTTGGGTTCCTTGTCTTCTTTCTTCTCTTTTTCCTCTTGTTGCTTTAGTGCTTGCATTTGCAAAATAGTCTGAGCAAAAGCCATTAACGCGCTTTGCGCCTGCTGAACATGAGATTCACTGACTGGGGTTACTGTCATAATCAATTACCTTCCTATTGGATTCAAAACACCTTTCAAATTTTGTACACGATTAAATAGAACCTTTTCATTAAGCCCGGGTTTTTCGAGAAAATAAGCTAAAACTCCGTTAAGATATAATGCTATATACTCAAAAACATGATCGTCATAACGATTTAGTTCAAAACTCCCTAATGGAGTAGAACCACCCATAATTCCTTCTTGATCAAAAAACTCAACAGTTTCAATCTCCATGTCTGCTGGAAAGGGGGGGAGTTCTTCTTGCTGTACGGATTTTAAACTTTCTTTGATTTTTTGTGCGATTGACATAGTTTTTAGGTTGTAAAGTTGGCAAATGATTTTATGCTATCGCTAGTCTTTTTAGATTGACTGCGATTTTCATTAAAGTTAAAAGAATTTTCTTCTTTTGTCGTTTGTTTTTGATTTGATTGATTTCCTCCTTTACCATTACTATTAGAATCATTATTAGGTGGCTCAGGGAACAATTCATTGACTAACGCCAGCCGTTCCTCAAATTGTTTGCGACGAATATCATCATCGATGTTGGACTTTCGATCGTTCTTAAGAGCCGCCCGAATCTTAGGCCATCTGGCGACAGACCATTCCATTTCCTGAATTTCGCACCGAGCGACCCGAATTTTTTGTTTGATTGGCACATAATCCTCATCCCCCCGGCTGTAAGCGGGATTGATGACGACTGCTTTACCGGTAGAAAGTTTTAAAAATTGTGCCGGCTCAAACAATGGCCGTTTTTGTCGATTATCTGAGGTTGAACGAGATCCCCCGTCTCCGTGTTTACCAGTATTCTTCGAGCGAGATTTTGAGTCATACTTAACCTCAACATCACCAAGGAATTCAGAGAAATACTTAGCAGATTCAGGATCTTGAGGATTAAATAAGAACTTACAGGCCGTACCCCCAAATATAATCCTCGCCAACTCCTTACCATAGATACGCTCTAATTGACCGAGGTTTTGAGCAGCGATAACACCACAAAAACCATCCTCACGGGCTTCATTGAACCAATTTTGGAGTTGAGGTAAGAATATGGTCGGTAATTCATCCAAAAAGACACACAACGGGTCTTTTCTGGGTTCGATGCGACTAACATTACGAGATACGACCATGTGAAGCGTCGCCGCTAAGAGTGGCCCGACAATATCCCTATTGTTCCTATCTAACCCGAAAATGATAAGAGTCTTACCATCTAAGTCTAAAGGTAATGTAGACTTCCCGCAGAACGCGCCAATATAATCTCTTTTAATAAACTTTTGGAAGGTTCTTTGTGCTGTTCCAACGATCGATGACTCAGTCTCCGATGAACCGCTAACGCTCATTATTTGGTCTAGGGGACGCATAGTCCAGATGGGGAACTTATTTTGTTGTTGAGCGTGTAGCAATCTCAAACCGAGTTTCGGTAATGACAATATAGCTGAAGAAGTCATTAAGTCAGCGTATTGCTTCCCTCGCATTTGTGCGATCGCTTTAGTTAATAAGAAGACTCCCTCAACTAAAGTAGCGCCCGCATCCTCGAAAAATTTATCACCTTTGCCACCGTTACCGAGATCGCAGTTTTTGGTGATCGTGTGCGCCAACTGTCCTGCGGCTACAGCATCCTCAGCATCCTTTAAGAAGCTTAAAATATTACAGGAGTCAGACTCTTCAAACCCTGGAGCAAATACTCTTATCTTATACCCACGTTTGAGGGCGTAAGCCACAGCCCGACTGGTTTGTGCAGGGTACTTAAAATCGTAGATAATCGTCGGGAATCCCTGGTCTAGTGCGGATCGAATTAAGGGATCGATAACTGAAAAAGTCTTACCGCTTCCTGCGCCTCCTAAAACGGACACCCCTCTTTGAACATCAGGAACATAAAAAGGTTTAGGGGACGGTTTTCTTTTGCAGAATACAAAGCGCTTATCGATAGTCCATTGGTATTGTAATTTCTGGAGAACCTCATCAGGCATTCCCAGATATAAAGCAGCCGAGTTCCGCTTAGGATTTTCTAACTGTTTTCTGGCACGTTGGGCGGCTTTACGCTTCTCACCACCACCACCCCAGTATGAGGTCGCTAACTTGGCTTTTTTGTTACCTCCATTATCGATCAACGAAAGTAACCCGAATGCTGCAACCGACCCTAGGAGTGCTAACCCAGATGGGGTATTAATAAAGTTGGTAATGGATGAGGTGGGTATATTAGGAGTGTTTGTTTGAGCAGTGTAATATGACATATTTAGAATCCGACAAAAATGGAATCGCCTGTTTTATGAGTATCTATAAGTGCTGGCCCCATAAAATAAGGAGTGCAACCACAGAGATTACACATCCTCAAAAAGGCTGTAAATTGAGCCGTATCGGTTAACTCATCCGTGTTCAAGACAACAACTTTAAAAACACTTCCATAAGGATGTCGTCCAGTCGGTTCAACGCCACCGTTAACCGGCTTTAAACAACCGCTTCCTCCATCTACATTTTGATATCGTCCGTCGATCCATTGTTTTCCGTTAAACTGATAATTACCCACCACTTCAATGTGGGCACAATTTTTTGAGCAGGAAACTCCAAACCCGACATTATAGCCGCCTGACATACTGCGAGTGGCCGGACGTTCTACGGTAGTTAACACTAAATCTAGAATGGCAAACCCTGGCGCGGAAAAATTAGCCATCTTGATCCCACTCATTAAAATTGGCGGCTCATTTAAAGCCAAATGTTGTCTTTCTTTTGAAGCCAAAACTGAAAGAGGAATTTTAGTTAATCCCGGCACTTCCTTTAACTTAAGAGTTTCCCAACCCGTAAGTTTCATCAGAGGAATATTCATCAATTCGGGAATTGAAGTTAAAGGATACTGATTTAAATTAACTTTTTTAAAAGATAAATCTCCTAATTGAGGATAAGCTTTCAATAAAGCCCCTAAACGCGACTGGGTAATGCGAGAAAAATCATATCCTTCGGCTTTTAATAAACTTTGTACGAGGGGTAATTGAGAAATTTTTAAATTCTGTAATCCTTCAATATCCCGAACTAGCTGACGAAGATTAATCTTTTTTAAGTAACCAAAATTGGCTAAAGTGTAGGAAATTTTTGTTTTATTTAAAGCCCTAATGTCAGCTAACGTCAATTGATGAAATCGAGAAGAAAAACGGAAATCTCCTAAATTTAAAATATCGCTCACTGACTGTCCCGCCTTCCAGGTTCTAACTTCACCAGTGGGGAATTTAGAAGTTCCTCCTTTTTCAAGCGGTGCTAATGTTTCAAACGTCAAATTTGAAAAATTTGATTCGTTCCCTAAACTTTTAGGAGTCGTTAATAAGAAAAAATTAATGAGCCAGAATATCCCCCAACCTAAACAGAAAAAATAAGGGAATTTTAGCCTTTCTTTCAGTTTTAACTTTAACATTATTGTCCTAGCTCCTGTAACCGATTAACAACATCAGGGGGAAATATCAGCTTTTATTGAGGGCTTTTTCTACTGACATTCCCTGAGATAAGTAAGATAAAAAAGAGTTAATCTTTCCATCTAATAAAGAATCATCAGCTAAATAACTTCTGTTGTTTAGCAACTAGCAGTCCTT from the Gloeothece citriformis PCC 7424 genome contains:
- a CDS encoding ATP-binding protein produces the protein MHKELINNLKCFKGAYLSFPTLERSKVKQEFLQQLSSDLNISVYYWNLATKELVNKEGYKQKLTTLQNLFEGLQNDFDKGIFCLENIGALLHDEIKTKRETLTTFLLDTLDNFKLSSNKYLILLDIEELELPTHLNSLLPSVIYPLPTVNQIRDILEECFKRNNLSLLLSDRVINSISGLSAAEIEVGCQLALSSPDFCDGLYQYKIKRLRGLGLEFLPSPDVSDFGGLDRLKLGIEQVALDYSYKAREYNLPFPKGWLLAGPPGTGKTFAAKVVARRLGFPLISVGVDLVKSKGAAYLKRILQRIEAAAPAVCYFDEFDKFFDPEAALTGSGSTKEVLGVLLTWLQEKQSKVFAIATLNRLDALPPELTRAGRFDKIYYVGFPQAIERKQIFQLHAGRFDERYKINDGPLTERQWKLLLAESQYCTGAEIRSIVEMAAKNRFYNNSPINLELNDLIAMRRSITPLYVRDTERVLAMENRARFVAESASSPDNSVFAPENWDLWGDEEN
- a CDS encoding type IV secretory system conjugative DNA transfer family protein, coding for MSYYTAQTNTPNIPTSSITNFINTPSGLALLGSVAAFGLLSLIDNGGNKKAKLATSYWGGGGEKRKAAQRARKQLENPKRNSAALYLGMPDEVLQKLQYQWTIDKRFVFCKRKPSPKPFYVPDVQRGVSVLGGAGSGKTFSVIDPLIRSALDQGFPTIIYDFKYPAQTSRAVAYALKRGYKIRVFAPGFEESDSCNILSFLKDAEDAVAAGQLAHTITKNCDLGNGGKGDKFFEDAGATLVEGVFLLTKAIAQMRGKQYADLMTSSAILSLPKLGLRLLHAQQQNKFPIWTMRPLDQIMSVSGSSETESSIVGTAQRTFQKFIKRDYIGAFCGKSTLPLDLDGKTLIIFGLDRNNRDIVGPLLAATLHMVVSRNVSRIEPRKDPLCVFLDELPTIFLPQLQNWFNEAREDGFCGVIAAQNLGQLERIYGKELARIIFGGTACKFLFNPQDPESAKYFSEFLGDVEVKYDSKSRSKNTGKHGDGGSRSTSDNRQKRPLFEPAQFLKLSTGKAVVINPAYSRGDEDYVPIKQKIRVARCEIQEMEWSVARWPKIRAALKNDRKSNIDDDIRRKQFEERLALVNELFPEPPNNDSNSNGKGGNQSNQKQTTKEENSFNFNENRSQSKKTSDSIKSFANFTT